The Oxyura jamaicensis isolate SHBP4307 breed ruddy duck chromosome Z, BPBGC_Ojam_1.0, whole genome shotgun sequence genome window below encodes:
- the MTX3 gene encoding metaxin-3 isoform X4 has protein sequence MAAPMELSCWGGDWGLPSLHPESLTVMAYAKFSGAPLTVNTINNSWRTPKENVPVLVSEDIVISQPAKILNFLRKQKYNADYELSAKQGADTLAYIALLEEKLLPALLHTFWVEAENYCSVTKPWFASRIPFPLSLYLPGKMSREALNRILLTKGGPPLYSLTEVEAQIYRDAKECLNLLSKRLGTSQFFFGNMPTTLDAFVFGFLAPVYKVCFPRVQLQEHLKQLPNLCRFCDDILTCYFRLTVSDG, from the exons ATGGCGGCTCCcatggagctgagctgctggggaggcGACTGGGGGCTGCCGTCCCTGCACCCGGAGTCTCTGACCGTCATG GCTTATGCTAAATTTTCTGGTGCTCCTCTGACAGTGAATACTATAAATAACTCTTGGAGAACTCCAAAAG AAAATGTACCAGTCCTGGTATCAGAAGACATTGTCATTTCCCAGCCAGCAAAAATACTAAACTTCTTAAGGAAGCAG aaaTACAATGCTGATTATGAATTGTCTGCAAAACAAGGAGCTGACACACTGGCTTATATTGCACTACTTGAAGAGAAACTGCTTCCTGCTCTG CTGCACACGTTTTGGGTTGAGGCTGAGAATTACTGCAGTGTAACAAAGCCATGGTTTGCCTCGAGGATTCCCTTCCCTCTGAGTTTGTATCTGCCTGGAAAGATGTCCAGGGAAGCTCTTAACAGGATCTTGCTGACCAAGGGGGGACCTCCATTGTACAGTCTCACTGAAGTGGAAGCACAG ATATACAGGGATGCCAAGGAATGCCTAAATCTCCTGTCTAAGAGGTTGGGAACATCtcagtttttctttggaaatat GCCTACTACCCTGGATGCCTTTGTATTCGGTTTTCTTGCACCAGTTTATAAAGTGTGCTTCCCCAGAGTACAATTACAAGAACATTTGAAACAGCTTCCCAACCTGTGTCGGTTCTGTGATGATATTTTAACGTGCTACTTTAGGTTAACTGTCTCAG atgGATGA
- the MTX3 gene encoding metaxin-3 isoform X2 has protein sequence MAAPMELSCWGGDWGLPSLHPESLTVMAYAKFSGAPLTVNTINNSWRTPKENVPVLVSEDIVISQPAKILNFLRKQKYNADYELSAKQGADTLAYIALLEEKLLPALLHTFWVEAENYCSVTKPWFASRIPFPLSLYLPGKMSREALNRILLTKGGPPLYSLTEVEAQIYRDAKECLNLLSKRLGTSQFFFGNMPTTLDAFVFGFLAPVYKVCFPRVQLQEHLKQLPNLCRFCDDILTCYFRLTVSGQSPSGQDTADANLQKLTQLVNKESNLIEKIRLSLFLCRWMTTFVRVHSTPLESLQH, from the exons ATGGCGGCTCCcatggagctgagctgctggggaggcGACTGGGGGCTGCCGTCCCTGCACCCGGAGTCTCTGACCGTCATG GCTTATGCTAAATTTTCTGGTGCTCCTCTGACAGTGAATACTATAAATAACTCTTGGAGAACTCCAAAAG AAAATGTACCAGTCCTGGTATCAGAAGACATTGTCATTTCCCAGCCAGCAAAAATACTAAACTTCTTAAGGAAGCAG aaaTACAATGCTGATTATGAATTGTCTGCAAAACAAGGAGCTGACACACTGGCTTATATTGCACTACTTGAAGAGAAACTGCTTCCTGCTCTG CTGCACACGTTTTGGGTTGAGGCTGAGAATTACTGCAGTGTAACAAAGCCATGGTTTGCCTCGAGGATTCCCTTCCCTCTGAGTTTGTATCTGCCTGGAAAGATGTCCAGGGAAGCTCTTAACAGGATCTTGCTGACCAAGGGGGGACCTCCATTGTACAGTCTCACTGAAGTGGAAGCACAG ATATACAGGGATGCCAAGGAATGCCTAAATCTCCTGTCTAAGAGGTTGGGAACATCtcagtttttctttggaaatat GCCTACTACCCTGGATGCCTTTGTATTCGGTTTTCTTGCACCAGTTTATAAAGTGTGCTTCCCCAGAGTACAATTACAAGAACATTTGAAACAGCTTCCCAACCTGTGTCGGTTCTGTGATGATATTTTAACGTGCTACTTTAGGTTAACTGTCTCAG GCCAGTCTCCATCTGGACAGGATACCGCAGATGCTAATCTGCAGAAACTCACACAGCTTGTAAATAAGGAATCCAACTTGATTGAAAAG ATCCGGCTCTCattatttctctgcagatgGATGACAACCTTCGTAAGAGTCCACAGCACCCCCCTCGAAAGCTTACAACACTGA
- the MTX3 gene encoding metaxin-3 isoform X1, with amino-acid sequence MAAPMELSCWGGDWGLPSLHPESLTVMAYAKFSGAPLTVNTINNSWRTPKENVPVLVSEDIVISQPAKILNFLRKQKYNADYELSAKQGADTLAYIALLEEKLLPALLHTFWVEAENYCSVTKPWFASRIPFPLSLYLPGKMSREALNRILLTKGGPPLYSLTEVEAQIYRDAKECLNLLSKRLGTSQFFFGNMPTTLDAFVFGFLAPVYKVCFPRVQLQEHLKQLPNLCRFCDDILTCYFRLTVSGQSPSGQDTADANLQKLTQLVNKESNLIEKMDDNLRKSPQHPPRKLTTLKLAAGGEESPLNRLSP; translated from the exons ATGGCGGCTCCcatggagctgagctgctggggaggcGACTGGGGGCTGCCGTCCCTGCACCCGGAGTCTCTGACCGTCATG GCTTATGCTAAATTTTCTGGTGCTCCTCTGACAGTGAATACTATAAATAACTCTTGGAGAACTCCAAAAG AAAATGTACCAGTCCTGGTATCAGAAGACATTGTCATTTCCCAGCCAGCAAAAATACTAAACTTCTTAAGGAAGCAG aaaTACAATGCTGATTATGAATTGTCTGCAAAACAAGGAGCTGACACACTGGCTTATATTGCACTACTTGAAGAGAAACTGCTTCCTGCTCTG CTGCACACGTTTTGGGTTGAGGCTGAGAATTACTGCAGTGTAACAAAGCCATGGTTTGCCTCGAGGATTCCCTTCCCTCTGAGTTTGTATCTGCCTGGAAAGATGTCCAGGGAAGCTCTTAACAGGATCTTGCTGACCAAGGGGGGACCTCCATTGTACAGTCTCACTGAAGTGGAAGCACAG ATATACAGGGATGCCAAGGAATGCCTAAATCTCCTGTCTAAGAGGTTGGGAACATCtcagtttttctttggaaatat GCCTACTACCCTGGATGCCTTTGTATTCGGTTTTCTTGCACCAGTTTATAAAGTGTGCTTCCCCAGAGTACAATTACAAGAACATTTGAAACAGCTTCCCAACCTGTGTCGGTTCTGTGATGATATTTTAACGTGCTACTTTAGGTTAACTGTCTCAG GCCAGTCTCCATCTGGACAGGATACCGCAGATGCTAATCTGCAGAAACTCACACAGCTTGTAAATAAGGAATCCAACTTGATTGAAAAG atgGATGACAACCTTCGTAAGAGTCCACAGCACCCCCCTCGAAAGCTTACAACACTGAAGCTTGCTGCAGGTGGAGAAGAAAGTCCATTGAATCGATTGTCACCTTGA
- the MTX3 gene encoding metaxin-3 isoform X3 yields the protein MAAPMELSCWGGDWGLPSLHPESLTVMAYAKFSGAPLTVNTINNSWRTPKENVPVLVSEDIVISQPAKILNFLRKQKYNADYELSAKQGADTLAYIALLEEKLLPALLHTFWVEAENYCSVTKPWFASRIPFPLSLYLPGKMSREALNRILLTKGGPPLYSLTEVEAQIYRDAKECLNLLSKRLGTSQFFFGNMPTTLDAFVFGFLAPVYKVCFPRVQLQEHLKQLPNLCRFCDDILTCYFRLTVSDPALIISLQMDDNLRKSPQHPPRKLTTLKLAAGGEESPLNRLSP from the exons ATGGCGGCTCCcatggagctgagctgctggggaggcGACTGGGGGCTGCCGTCCCTGCACCCGGAGTCTCTGACCGTCATG GCTTATGCTAAATTTTCTGGTGCTCCTCTGACAGTGAATACTATAAATAACTCTTGGAGAACTCCAAAAG AAAATGTACCAGTCCTGGTATCAGAAGACATTGTCATTTCCCAGCCAGCAAAAATACTAAACTTCTTAAGGAAGCAG aaaTACAATGCTGATTATGAATTGTCTGCAAAACAAGGAGCTGACACACTGGCTTATATTGCACTACTTGAAGAGAAACTGCTTCCTGCTCTG CTGCACACGTTTTGGGTTGAGGCTGAGAATTACTGCAGTGTAACAAAGCCATGGTTTGCCTCGAGGATTCCCTTCCCTCTGAGTTTGTATCTGCCTGGAAAGATGTCCAGGGAAGCTCTTAACAGGATCTTGCTGACCAAGGGGGGACCTCCATTGTACAGTCTCACTGAAGTGGAAGCACAG ATATACAGGGATGCCAAGGAATGCCTAAATCTCCTGTCTAAGAGGTTGGGAACATCtcagtttttctttggaaatat GCCTACTACCCTGGATGCCTTTGTATTCGGTTTTCTTGCACCAGTTTATAAAGTGTGCTTCCCCAGAGTACAATTACAAGAACATTTGAAACAGCTTCCCAACCTGTGTCGGTTCTGTGATGATATTTTAACGTGCTACTTTAGGTTAACTGTCTCAG ATCCGGCTCTCattatttctctgcagatgGATGACAACCTTCGTAAGAGTCCACAGCACCCCCCTCGAAAGCTTACAACACTGAAGCTTGCTGCAGGTGGAGAAGAAAGTCCATTGAATCGATTGTCACCTTGA